In Necator americanus strain Aroian chromosome IV, whole genome shotgun sequence, the following proteins share a genomic window:
- a CDS encoding hypothetical protein (NECATOR_CHRIV.G15157.T2), giving the protein MGWGAILLLLLYYIAATMNAVRQVAVPGEIVLGGLFPIHEAGRNGSQCGKIKADQGVQRMVAMLYALEKVNQDNTLLPQASLGAQILDTCSVDSHALEQSLEFIKSVMSSGDGAICADGSPASYHRQPVAAVVGAAGSQVSVMVASMLQLFRIPQVSYSSTGAELSEKPRFGYFSRVVPPDNLQAQVMARVVRELDWTYVHAIADTGSYGERGMDSFRAAATELGICIDGDIHKISRRWTDKNFRDLLIRMHRTRKARGVVMFVDEDNLKRLLHTLDKLIKEGHKELDRHFWFVASDSWGIKQSVVLRLEHLLAGSITIAPYVREEKAYITFFRKLSPTGSTFLEEYWDALGCNRNSELQYFGECFDYINYTLKQESYVPFVVDTVRVLARAISKYIVDECGSREFHRCTLSTSRFLGDRLQKYYRNVSLSENEPPLIDANGDGIGRYDVFQLDNKGIYHKVGKWRSTEDSFEIRVEQVRRGFRLAHGESPLSVCSTDCPRGHYRAYQDQTCCWACIPCDIATSIIINVTRCDMCPEGEVPDETQSYCVPIPPVSMRWDSAWALIPAGFSLLGLTSTIFVVGVFLKFSNTPVIMASGRELCYCMISGISMCYLLTFFLVSQPSAPSCAFTRVLMGLSMSAIYAAIITKTNRLARVFKPDSAQRPRCITPTAQVGICVSIVSVQLFGSIVWLLVDPPGTKVVFPSRTEAVLTCKATASHLLVSLLYNLLLIVACTVYAFKTRKIPENFNETRHIGFTMYSTCILWLSFGPIYFATQNNFRIQITSLCMCISLSGTVALVCFFAPKVYIVLFQPYKNVRTRQSAVGRLVNQQMRFMSQFTYNQDNYTSAYKPMSTASNPSYRPGSEENSHGSTQASTIHPLPLPIMDKLTSNNCLQKSEIGKKLSLQEESENNCPDLLTTNDVRRRRPASLYTTMPDVVRPLPLPLKMPPDMDVCDSQVALILEEIATDPHVTFL; this is encoded by the exons ATGGGATGGGGCGCCATCCTATTGTTGCTTCTGTACTATATCGCAGCAACTATGAATGCCGTTCGACAG GTCGCTGTGCCTGGCGAAATCGTACTGGGGGGTCTGTTTCCTATTCACGAAGCCGGTAGAAACGGATCACAATGCGGAAAAATTAAA GCAGATCAAGGTGTACAACGTATGGTGGCTATGTTGTATGCGTTGGAGAAAGTGAATCAGGATAACACCCTACTGCCTCAAGCCAGTCTTGGCGCACAAATCTTGGACACTTG ctctGTGGACAGCCATGCTCTGGAACAATCGCTGGAGTTCATAAAATCAGTAATGTCCAGTGGCGATGGTGCGATTTGTGCG GATGGTTCGCCGGCCAGCTACCATCGCCAGCCAGTGGCCGCTGTTGTTGGCGCTGCTGGCAGCCAGGTGTCGGTAATGGTCGCCAGCATGCTGCAGCTTTTCCGG ATTCCACAGGTCAGCTACTCGTCCACGGGAGCAGAGCTGAGTGAGAAACCTCGTTTCGGCTACTTTTCTCGTGTTGTGCCACCGGACAATCTCCAAGCGCAAGTGATGGCTCGTGTG gttcgCGAACTCGATTGGACATACGTGCACGCGATTGCTGATACAGGCTCGTACG GTGAACGCGGCATGGATTCATTTCGAGCGGCTGCGACTGAGCTGGGTATCTGTATTGACGGCGACATACATAAGATCAGCCGGCGATGGACGGATAAGAATTTTCG CGATCTTCTCATCCGTATGCATCGTACGCGCAAAGCACGTGGCGTGGTGATGTTTGTCGACGAGGACAACCTGAAACGACTGCTTCACACCCTGGATAAACTCATCAAGGAAGGTCACAAGGAACTAGATCGACACTTTTG GTTCGTCGCCAGTGATTCATGGGGAATCAAGCAGTCCGTCGTATTGAGACTGGAACACCTCCTAGCCGGTTCGATTACCATAGCACCCTACGTAAGGGAAGAGAAAG CCTATATCACTTTCTTCCGGAAACTGTCGCCAACCGGTTCCACATTCCTGGAGGAATATTGGGATGCATTAGGCTGTAATAGGAACAGTGAACTACAGTATTTTGGCGAATGTTTCGACTATATCAATTATACACTCAAACAG gaatcATATGTGCCATTTGTTGTCGATACAGTACGCGTGCTAGCTAGAGCTATTTCAAAATACATAGTG GATGAATGTGGTAGCAGGGAATTCCATCGTTGTACTTTATCAACGTCCCGGTTTCTCGGTGATCGTCTACAGAAGTATTATAGAAATGTGTCGCTTAGTG AAAACGAACCTCCACTTATCGACGCTAATGGAGACGGTATCGGACGTTATGACGTTTTCCAACTGGACAACAAAGGAATCTATCACAAG GTCGGAAAATGGCGATCAACGGAGGACTCATTCGAAATTCGGGTAGAACAAGTTCGTCGAGGCTTTCGGTTGGCTCATGGCGAGAGTCCCCTCTCTGTCTGCTCTACGGACTGCCCTCGAGGACATTATCG CGCATATCAGGATCAAACTTGTTGTTGGGCTTGTATTCCGTGCGACATTGCGACAAGTATCATAATCAATGtcacgag GTGTGATATGTGCCCTGAGGGGGAAGTACCAGATGAGACCCAAAGCTACTGCGTGCCCATCCCTCCAGTGTCTATGAG ATGGGACTCCGCATGGGCGCTGATACCAGCAGGTTTTTCACTGCTTGGCTTGACATCGACTATATTCGTTGTCGGTGTCTTCTTAAAATTCTCCAATACGCCAGTG atcATGGCATCTGGTCGAGAATTATGTTACTGTATGATCAGTGGTATATCGATGTGCTACCTCCTCACATTTTTCCTCGTTTCACAGCCTTCTGCACCATCATGCGCTTTTACCAGG GTCTTGATGGGACTATCGATGTCGGCTATTTATGCTGCTATTATCACGAAGACCAACCGATTAGCGCGGGTTTTCAAGCCAGATAGTGCACAACGGCCACGGTGTATCACACCAACAGCACAG GTGGGAATTTGCGTTTCCATTGTGTCAGTGCAACTGTTTGGATCAATCGTTTGGTTACTGGTCGATCCCCCAGGCACCAAGGTGGTGTTCCCATCGCGCACTGAGGCGGTGCTCACCTGCAAG GCAACCGCTTCGCATCTTTTGGTTTCATTGCTGTATAATTTACTGCTTATCGTCGCATGTACAGTGTACGCATTTAAAACGAGGAAAATTCCCGAAAATTTCAACGAAACACGTCATATCGGTTTTACTATGTACAGTACATGTATTCTGTGGTTGTCATTTGGACCGATTTATTTTGCTACGCAAAATAATTTCCGG ATACAAATCACATCTTTGTGCATGTGCATATCGTTGTCGGGTACCGTTGCGTTGGTGTGCTTCTTCGCTCCGAAG GTGTACATCGTATTATTCCAACCGTATAAAAATGTCAGGACACGACAGTCTGCGGTAGGACGATTGGTCAATCAGCAGATGCGATTTATGAG TCAATTCACCTACAATCAAGACAATTACACGTCCGCATACAAACCCATGTCTACAGCATCCAATCCCTCTTATCGACCTGGAT CCGAGGAGAATTCGCACGGGAGTACCCAGGCCTCGACCATACATCCGCTTCCCTTGCCTATTATGGACAAGCTAACCAGTAATAACTGCTTGCAAAAGAGCGAAATCG GCAAAAAACTCTCTTTACAAGAAGAGTCTGAGAATAACTGTCCCGACCTGCTTACGACAAACGACGTAAGGCGACGTCGTCCAGCGAGTTTGTACACAACGATGCCGGATGTGGTGCGACCCCTGCCGCTACCGCTAAAAATGCCACCCGATATGGATGTATGTGACTCACAGGTAGCGCTGATCCTCGAGGAAATCGCTACAGATCCGCATGTCACATTTTTATAG